A window of Ruminiclostridium herbifermentans genomic DNA:
AAAGACAAAAAAGTATTTATGTGGGCAGCATTACTGCATGACATTGGAAAGCCTGATACAACTATGATTCGAAAGGGTAGAATAACATCATATGATCATGATAAGCTTGGAGCTGAGCTTTCAGTTAGATTTTTATCAGAGCTGACCGATGATACGGCTTTTGTAAAAAAAGTATCAACACTTGTACGCTGGCATATGCAGATACTTTTTGTTGTTAATAACTTACCCTTTGCGGATATAAAGGGGATGAAAAAAAGTATAGATATAAACGAAGTAGCACTGTTTGGATTTTGTGACAGAATGGGCAGAACGCACGCCGAGCATGACAAGGAAGAGGAAAATATTAAAAAATTTCTTGAAAAGTGTAAATAAATATAATATACAAAAGTAAAATATTAGCATAAAAAAACGTATAGTGGTGAAATCTTTGAATATGCGATTGGCAATTCTAGTAATTTTATGTCAAATATACACAAAAATATTACTTGATTTTCCATAATTATTTTAATATACTAATACTAATAATATTTTTGGGTTTTATTTACATTACTTACTGGAGGATGGATGTATATGGGACTAAGAATAACTGAGAGCAGGCTTCCATCAGGTCTTTCACCACATGAATTAGGACAGGCCGTTTTGAGTGATTGTGGTAAGTATTCACTTATCAGTAATTTAACATCACCTCTTCGTGTTGGCATAAATAATGGTGAAGCTATTGTAAATAAGGTTGAATATTATGTTTTTATAAATGAAACTAATATAGCCGAATTTTTCAATTACAAATATCAATGGAATATAACTTTGGTTGATTCAGATGGCAAATCCAATATCTTTCTCAAGAATGAAGCACCTGTTGAGAATGGATTTGTATACATTGATGTAAATAAAACTGGAAAATTGATTGTATCGGTTACAGTTCTTAATAATGATTCATGTATTGAACTAAGGCTAGAGCAGAATGTTATCGAACTAGATATAACACTTGAAAATCTATATTCAAAAATTAAGAGTAATAAAGGCATAAATATTGGTGCATTAGCTGGAAACATTGAAACATCAAGAGAAATTATAAATGATTTTCATAACTATATAATTTTAGCTGCTCCTCCTCCTTCTTTAGCAAATTCTATTTCTTCATCATGGGCATTTCACTCAACTGACATTCCTGCAAAGTTTTTAACTGCAATTGTATATGAGTTGATTTTTGCCTATCCTAATAATACAAAGGATTACAGAATTAATGCCTGTGAATCTGCAGCAAACTTTTTAAATCAAGACAATTTCGATGAGTTTCTTTTAAACTATACATATATGATACCATTAGGTGTCTGCGGAATTACACCACAATATGCCGCAAATATACTTAATGTTTATCCTGATTTATCAAATAAGGATGATAATGGACGAATACAGAGGATTGATTTGTTTAATATTCTTAGATTTCCAAAAACCAATATACAGGTTTGTTCAGCTATCTTGTCAAGTATTAAAAGTAAAAATGATAAATATAAAGACATTAAGCAGGAATTATTCTTAAAAAATAATGAAGCTTTGATATCTATATGTAGTGAATTTTTTAACGGCTTACGCAATTCAATTTCAAATTATGCTCCTATAAATGAAAATCAGGTAAAAGTCGATGCTTTAGCAAAAAAAACAGTTGATATTCTTTCATATCCGTTTATTTCAATTCAAAATTACGAGCCTATTTATGGTTTTGAGACATATAAGATCATGGTGTTGGATTGCCGTTCTGGTAAACCTGTTAAAAATGCTCCTGTTAAGAGAATAAAAATAGGAAATATAGATAGTATCTTTGATATACCATTTGATGATACATTCGAAAAGGAAACTAATGGTAGTAAAAGTATCATTGTCAACTTGATTAATTCTCAAAGGGCTTTAAATAACTTGAAGGAAGAGTATGAGGATAATGGTACAAAAAAACTTAGAAGTAAATACGACTGTGGTACACCTAGCAGCAACTATGGGAAAAAGGGCAGGACAGCCTATAATAAATATTGGACAGAAAGAGGCTGTTCGTTTATGTGCCTCAATACCGAAAATGGAGGAAATCCGCTAGATAGTGCTGTTAAGCTTATAATGGAAGAATATTTGTCACATAGGGAAACTGATATATATGGATATTTGAATGTAAAAATTCCTAGAATATTACTGCTGACACAGGAGAAAATCACAATAGAAGTAGGTTTTTATGATTTTCCAGTTGTATTGGAGAAACAGAAAATGGATCCCAGGACTAATCCTATTATGCGTAGCAGCAATGTATTTAAAGAAACTGGCTTCAAAGTAACTTGGGATGAAAACCAGAGTACAGAATGGGGAAAGAGCATTGGCTGGAAGGTTAGTGAGAAATCTAACAGTTCATTGTTTAAGATATCCGAAAAAATAGAGGTAAGTATGTTAATAGGAGAAGATGGCAAAGACAGTTTTAAAGAAGAATACACAAACATATATTTTGATGCCAAAAAGGAAAGAGATGCCATAGAGCAAAAAGATACTAATAAGACTCAAGAGGAAGAAAACAATCCCCACGCGGTTTTATTCGCTATGCAGT
This region includes:
- a CDS encoding HDIG domain-containing metalloprotein, yielding MTTIQELFYEINNHLLEDQQPSAYLNEISKTKLFEVYPFNMLDKLKKTEQSLKHHPEGNVWNHTMLVIDEAAKVKDISKDKKVFMWAALLHDIGKPDTTMIRKGRITSYDHDKLGAELSVRFLSELTDDTAFVKKVSTLVRWHMQILFVVNNLPFADIKGMKKSIDINEVALFGFCDRMGRTHAEHDKEEENIKKFLEKCK
- a CDS encoding M23 family metallopeptidase, whose amino-acid sequence is MGLRITESRLPSGLSPHELGQAVLSDCGKYSLISNLTSPLRVGINNGEAIVNKVEYYVFINETNIAEFFNYKYQWNITLVDSDGKSNIFLKNEAPVENGFVYIDVNKTGKLIVSVTVLNNDSCIELRLEQNVIELDITLENLYSKIKSNKGINIGALAGNIETSREIINDFHNYIILAAPPPSLANSISSSWAFHSTDIPAKFLTAIVYELIFAYPNNTKDYRINACESAANFLNQDNFDEFLLNYTYMIPLGVCGITPQYAANILNVYPDLSNKDDNGRIQRIDLFNILRFPKTNIQVCSAILSSIKSKNDKYKDIKQELFLKNNEALISICSEFFNGLRNSISNYAPINENQVKVDALAKKTVDILSYPFISIQNYEPIYGFETYKIMVLDCRSGKPVKNAPVKRIKIGNIDSIFDIPFDDTFEKETNGSKSIIVNLINSQRALNNLKEEYEDNGTKKLRSKYDCGTPSSNYGKKGRTAYNKYWTERGCSFMCLNTENGGNPLDSAVKLIMEEYLSHRETDIYGYLNVKIPRILLLTQEKITIEVGFYDFPVVLEKQKMDPRTNPIMRSSNVFKETGFKVTWDENQSTEWGKSIGWKVSEKSNSSLFKISEKIEVSMLIGEDGKDSFKEEYTNIYFDAKKERDAIEQKDTNKTQEEENNPHAVLFAMQWCQPVWDKLSDAANDRINDIAFTAKKDGKGNWIKDLNMHIVSKYSAGDANPFGHYYGFFDMTPPTHRKTNNNPNRVHQGIDLFSGSSGSIDCFASHGGRIENNTSSSYGHNILLRLTEKAGPYFRYAHLDSTSGTYTTKERVLCGEIIAKTGRTGNILPYNDLPSHLHFELRNDSGNEIEPNAITTISGDIGDLVNASIMPSNKLPLIFPCKCKYGNDNQPVSSCRFSDAEVLKTCWAVQEFPYDQATVEYSSNGNTDHQSEAFIDSSNIIRFACPYIFKKDGDKKAQLQAQLKFVYHNQGKQPNIAIPTSSYFQDLNSGTNAAPFGGINGNITTNAADKTRMAIQGLIMAYMESQNIPNPQADNNDVNQFIELYLNGTQASNENVKNACTWLNNMVPII